The Lactuca sativa cultivar Salinas chromosome 2, Lsat_Salinas_v11, whole genome shotgun sequence genome includes the window AGTTATCTACTACCTTTGACACATCGCCCTAAGATATCACATGACACCTTGCTTCTCTTCTACTCTTCTTCTATTAAGATTTACCCATCGCTCTAAGATCTCACATGACACCATACTTGCCGCCGTCAGTGTAGACGCCTCCTGTATACTTTTCTTCTCAATTGCTTCTCACCACACCTTCAGGTAAACCTCTAGCACGAAAATCTCCACTAATATTTTGTGTTTCTATTAATTAGAATATGGGTTATTGAAATTTTGATGAAATATTTTCTTCCTTTTGAATCTTTGACTACTTCTATCTAATACATTATTGAAATAATTTCTAATCCATGGATTTTTGAGAACTCCATAGGTAAATATGATTGAAATCTTGGTTCATCACAAAAGGTATGTCAGATACACATACTACCTAACAGGAGCACAACACTAATGCCACCTTTTACCATAATGTATATTACCACATGCTTTAAAATGGCTCTGCACTTTTCCCCTGCTTTGGACTTTTCCATTTATGTTgatgttatatgtgtgtgtgttgaaTTGTTTTTGTGTATGTGTATgggtatgtgtcacacccccaaacctgaacggcagaaaTGTTCAGCGTCGGATgacgtcatatacagtatcacaacaattgaataatagtaatcaaaacaacaaccattacatttaTAATATAAAGTTTACATTGTgtttatatgattgtttgtataacaccaaaaatgtatagcaaaaacTATAAGACGTGACGTTatgatgctccgtcttctcaaaaacctgcaAGTCTACATGTCTACTAATTTtctaagaatacaagtgattttgaaagtgtatcaacatttaagttggtgagttcataagcattttataagaaaaggtatgttctttgttctttgaaaatgttagtgtgttcctctagaaaatcctattaTAGTTGATATGTATGTTTTGTATGTAATGAAAGCCTTTGTAAAGTAACATTTCGTATAAACAGTAGTTAAATATTTGAGAAAGATACTCTTTTGCTCAACATGCTACAAAATGGTTtaagttttatttaaataaattttatactcatatatatatatatatatatatatatatatatatatatatatatatatatatatatatatatatatatatatatatatatatatatatatatataaggcatatATAATTTAGATTGAAAAGTCAGTCGGATAAGTGACTcttccttaagcccacaaccaaacaacgaaCAGGAGTTAAGGCAGAAATACCAGTGCTAAGCAtgttaaatcttaattatatatatatatatatatatatatatatatatatatatatatatatatatatatatatgtgtgtgtgtgtgtgtgtgtgtgtgtgtgtgtgttgtgaacAACAAAAGTTGAAATATTTGAAGTAGTATGAAGtagtttaaaatagtttaaatcatttgaaataacttgaaatggtttgaaacaatttgaaattgtttaaATGTTAAGACAAgattccttgtgttttacttgtatctccccctaaaaacattgaaaaatagcGAAAACGTATGAGTATGAACTCACATCGAATGAATGTTCTCGGGTGGGCAGCGAAATGATAGCGATGATCCTCGGGTTAGAATACGTGAAAGTAGTCGTATCCTAATAATATTTATACATGATATCgtatttaaaattaatgaaataatttaaataataatttaaagtgttagacaacactAAATTATGTAAGAAATACTTACAAAAGTTATTGGGAATtatttgaaggtgttcttggtgttctaggtTGAAAATAAGGAGATTTGAAGATCCTTATCAATGTTCTTGATggaaatatgaagatttgaaggaatCTGGGTAAAGTCACTTGAAGATATGATGATGTTTTgtgatagttgagaggattttGGATGAGTTTTGAGAGCAAAATGAGGGTGTTTTCGGTCTAAGAATTGAGAAATGAATTGAGTTTGCAGCTAAACATAAATATATAGGGATTAGATTTCGGTCTTAATGAGCTTGGTCAAATGTCTTTTCGGTCCTAATGTGGGCTTTACATGTGTTTTCGGTCCTTCAAAGGGTGATTTCAGTCATACTTGACCGAAAACCCAATGCTACTTAATTCTATAACCGAAAACACATTTTTGATTTGATTCCATAAATCGAAAACAACTTGATTCTAGATTCTTTGGAACGAAAACCTTATTTAGTGTAATACTTTATGGTTTAAGCCTTAAACTTTTGACTTATGTTGATTTGTACTAACCTAAATCAACTTAGGATTTCAATCCCTACTTAGTTACTAGCTGATAAACATGCCCCTAAGGCTATAGATGATACAATGTAACAAGGATTGCAATGTGGTTTTACTTATACATGGTTAGGGTTTAGACTTGCTGGATCTAAAATTTTCTGGATTgtgacattatccccccgttagagggaatttcgtcccgaaattcgttCTAGAGTGGGAACTTATGGGTTGGGGAAAGAGGTGTGGGTTTGGTTTACTCGTCTATGTTCACTCGAATGGTATCATGtccactcgtagtcttgggcagctTTGTCCTGAAGTTCATGGTAGGAATCATACCTGGTTCATCTATCATCACCTCGTGTATAAAAATTGTATATAATTACGATCGAAAAGACACTCGGATGAGTGAccctgccccaagtccacaaccaaacatggaacaCAAGGTAGGGCGGAATCACACATCCCAATtccatagaatcttaattatataccatCTTCGCATATACACTTACTTGTGATAGATTAGCTGCAGGGGTCCTTAGTCTCTATTCTTGAACTTGATTGGTTGTACGAGTTGTATTACCAGGAAATCTGCTGGGAAGACTTTGGGAAGGTTACGGACTTTTGGGATATCCTCGATGTTTTTCGCTTCAAGCTTCTTGTCTACGGAGTTGGTTAGGAAGGCGTGGTACCCCTCGCATGGGTACTTCTGAGTTTTGAAGTGAGAGACGATATGGAGTTTTGTGTCGGGTTTGTCTTTATATATTGAAAAGATTTTGTTAGTCAGTCAGTTAAGGCAAAGGGTATTTTCGGAGCACATGATATTGGTATGGTGAGTACCAAGCCAATCCATGTCAAATGACGACGTCAGAACTGCTTATGATAGTAAGTGTTAAGTCAATTTCAAAGGAGTGATTGCTTAGAGCGATTGTGTATTCTATGTATATGTTTTTAGTGCTTTCCGTTCTATCCTTATTATTACTACTGCAAATATATTTGTACCGCTTTTAGGAGTacatgttgggttttaagcactataacactcctatggtgcacatacaaacctagatgctttggaactatgttttctctaattataatgCAATTTTCAAATTTCCAAAGCATATAACTTGAATAGCATACAATTGAATATAACAACTAGTTAGATAGCTTACCTCttgtgtagttcttggcctttggaagcttgagcacctcaaatgtattgcctctaatgtgtcacaaacaccaaatgcaaaggaggcATTTAGAGAATAGGTTTAACTAGTATAAAATCGGCTCACACATACATGTAGAGAGGGGTGTTGATTTTGACACAAGGGGGTTCAATATATAGTGCTACAAAcgctagggtttcatccatgtaaccctaatgcaccatgaccttcCGTATTCCTAAGGCTCCATggtttaaagctccatggactatccatgaaccaCTTAGCCCACCCTAATGGAtctttggcccacactataagaattattgatttacataatcaacccctttgatttaattagtctcttttgatcacaaaattaattccaaattaattcttgatcaatactaattaattaatatgatttcccaattaatatattatacttataatatattaataaatcatcaaaaaaccttattctcaaaaagtccatcctatcaaattgcactgataaaggcaacccaaaaggaccatgctacaatcgggtcaagtacataccatatatagttatgggcttagacaccaaatccaacagtacAGGCAGTAAAAGTGCTCCGATATATAGTGATAAAATATTGTAGTATGATCCTAACCATGTCCTTCTATAATCGCTAGTgcatacaagtcgtatataattaagattcagaagacagtcgactgagtgactctgccctaaatctACAACCAGATGAGGAAATGGAGATAAGGCAAAATCACTCACTCTAAacctgtagaatcttaattatatatgaatcTAATGTTTACACTATGCATTATAGATCACTTACCAGGATCCTTAGTTTTTATATAAACGAACCGATTTATTCAAATGAGGGAGcaatttatgattatgatttaattgTCACTAGTTTTACTAAAAATTTAagctttaaatatttttatttaaaagcgTACCGTTATTCACAAGCGGTTCCGGGAGATTCTCTCCTGCAGTGATCATCAACATCCTTCCTTctattggattaagtgtctaagcccataattataactGGGATATACtagacccgattgtagcatggtccctttgggttgccttcaccagtgcaatttgataggatggacttttgagaataaggttatttatgatttattaatatattacaagtataatatattaatatgaaatcatattatctaattagtactgatcaagaattaattttgtgctcaaaggagactaattaaatatattgggattgattatgtaaatcaatgattcttatagtgtgggctaatgatccatgattacttagatgggctaaaccaatgatataatccatggatagtccatgaaggctaaacccatggagcataagaatgtggaagttcatggagcattagggtttacaaagtgtaaccctagcatttacTACACTATAAATAAACCCCTAGTGCCAAAATTGTTACCTTATTCATAATAAGAGAGTGAAGTTGATTTTGAGATAAGTaacctattctctcaagcctcctcttgaatattggtgtttgtgaaccattagaggcatcacacttgaggtgctcaagctttcaaatgtcaagaactacaagtccttctaaaaGGTAAGTCATTCaactagttgtattgttcatttgacaatttgtatgctagttaggacaatgctctggaaaattgaaaatatgcatgtataattacaaaaaacatagatccaaatcatttagggtttcatgtgagCCATAGgtgtgttatagtgctcaaaacccaacagtggtatcagagcctatgattgttttctgctatacttgatgcttattggttttcaaagttgaaaaaaatcgattttctgccttctgactggtgaactcgtcgagtccactggctgactcgatgagtccacccAGTAATaaaccaactcgacaagtccagttcatgtactcaCAAAGTTGGTGCTCCTgtgtgcagaatttcgagtttttagccataattggattaggatcattaccccaaACTTTTTTTTGAACCTTGAATCTgttttttgatatggtaatgatcatgGTTAtccaattaaaagaaaattttcataatttcaagatttgtattagtttatatgatttggctaatttcttgatgaTTGTTAATATGAAttctcttgttcttatgagtttaactagattATAGATGAATTATTTGGTTATTGtgttaattaaaataatgatttaaatgcctttaatggactccataacttgtcctcaagttatgtaaaatgaaaagtctcataccttaaaatgacattaaactcataagttacggAAATGAAATGACAATTGTCAAATATTAAGATAATAGGttatttatttgtattatttgatatgaattgcctGGCTATATGAGTTACATTCGATCAAtagaatattatatgataattttcctTGTTTGAATTTATCTAAATGTTTGTTAATaggtttcataacttgtcctcaacttatggaacatgaaaagtcttaTCATAAATGTTTTAATGAACTCCAAAACTTGTCCgcaagttatggaaaatcaagagtcttttcataaaaccaaCATTAATTCCTAAGTTATAGAATTAAAGAGTTTTgataagtttcaaaacttgccctcaagttttagaatttgtaaagtcttactaatgaaactttaattccaaaccttagagttttaaaagctaaaattcaacccttatacttttattattgtcacaccccgaaaccgaaggcggaaacgtctcggggcggaggtgacttcatgtgaatatcataaccaatgtacatagtaaacgaagtaaaacacaaaacattacattacatagatttcgttacatcagttgaaaagtaaagtagtacaagtttcatagatacataagtttagacaaaagaaagacgtgactTCATACGCTCTGTCTTCGGCAAAAGGTCGCAGGGTACctatctaaggagaacctgagaatacaagcattttaaaaatcagcataaagctggtgagttcataagcggtttgtttatgttttctgaaaaagttacaacCCACGAAAATTccttattttcttaaaagtaaagtttagttgttCTATTATGTTACACGGTTTCGGCTATGAATTGtgattaccccaggaaaatcctatattttcctaatgtGAAAGATGTGTACTGAAAAACACGTTTACCATTATGAAATGTAAAGTTAtccggtttgttacacttttctaattATGTACGatgttccccaggaaagtcccatacattcctgaatgttggttaccaaatgtgaaagatgtattagttttaacacatatataaaactaatataaaACAAAGTAAATTAAGTACTTTATCCATTATTACTATTaaataaatctctgttatcctaattgcgagttccataaccatacaatagactaaatatggcaataagtagtccatatcaccttatgacttttcGTCACCCTTAAACCATTTCGGTTCgtttgtagctagcagccaggtgcggggtagtcagccccgtatagatctatacactcaagtcatgctccctatctaagagattctggttacggggacggtcctccactcgcgtatctctgtggagtgttcaccgaggacgtgtctccatttatataggattaacaagtttacaagtcactactagaaaaacagccttttacgacgcgcaatcaaTGACACGCGCTGATAGAGGACACGTATTTGAGCGTGCCCTAAAAGTTGATGTCAGTTTTACAAAATATGAAGCATAGAGGgcgcgcatttttgcgtgccctaaaattagtgtctaataAAAAAACGGAGGGCACCTTAaataaaatgtgcgtcgtctaaccatgtcgctttataaattttaatgaaacgcgcgtttcattccgagggggaaatgaaatccaaaaATTAAAAAGCCCGCTTTGTTTCCACTGGCTGAAAACCCTAGATCATCCCTGCCAAAACCCCCCTTTCTTCCACCCACTTCATAAGTTCATTTCTATGGTTATCTTGATTTTAATATGGTTTTTCATCTTGCCCATGAGCTAACGAGCTCCATAGCTCTCCAACTGCAAAATAGGGAGAGGTGTTGGTCATGTAGATCTTGGTGAAACTCGAGGAATACCCTTTTACGTAATCAAATTGCCACCCATCAAACCCTATTTCAATCTTGAGCCAATTCATCCAATCAGATAACTCCTTTTGGACTATAGGGTTTACGTGATCGATGACTGGGGAACCTGTAATGGGATCTCCTGTGTCGATATTTCCATTGCCAACACAATAGTCGTCGTCTTTGAAAATCAAGGAAGATCCCCAATCAAGGCGTTTATCTGGAGTTCCACCCTCGAAGATATAGTATTTCCCGCTTCCATCTTGCTTTTCCCCTGTtctgtgatttataactatgtcTGCAACGGCTTTGATTCCCTTGTTGTACTCGGTAGTAGAAAGGGGAAAAAGTAAAatcccattttttttgaaaaccctGTCTCGTTCTCTTTTGCCTTTGTTCTCCATATTTTGTCTGAACATTTCCATATCACCCAGTTCAAACACGATTTAGGTTTCAAATTCAAGCAGAAGGATGGGAGAATTAACGGTTGACTTTCACGATAATCCCTGGTCCAACTTTTCCCCGATTCCATCTTTATCACTCCTCACAAAAATCTCCATCGATAGTTTTAGGTTTTCTCCACCGAGTAATCCTCTTGAAGATTCTATGTTAATATCGGCTTATCTGTTCACACGCCATGACTTGCCTCTCTTCTTCTCTACATATCTAAATAACGACATCTACAGGTACGATTTACTCCATTGCTAACTGGAAATCCTTCAACTTCTTTTGAATATACTCATTTTGCATCTCTATTATTTTTGATTTCATGGTTCTGTAAGTTAGGGTTTGATTATGTTGGGAATTTTTCATGCTCAAGGAATATTCCAGATGTTATGTAGCTTAACTGTTATGCAAAGGtttgttttcttttcttctttctcctAATTCCCAAGTTCAATTGATTTCTTATTATATCTGAAGTCTCCAAACAACAGTATCATTATAGAGTACATATCATTAAACTTTTTTAATGTTGTTTGTCAGGGAGACTATTCATAGCTGATGCAAACAACAGTCTCATTAGATATTTGGATCTGTACAAAGAAGATGCATAAGTTGTTACACTTGAGCTAAAAGGAGTTCAGCCTCCTGTACCAAAATCAAGATCTCCAATTCACCTTAGAAAATGAAATTCAGCTGACACACAAACAATTTTAGTTGATGGTGGCTCTTCCAATGAGGGCAACTTAAGCCTTCAAATATTTGTGCCTGAAGGTTATTATTTCTCAaaggttctctctctctctctctctctctctctctgatagGTGTTGTTTTTTGAATTAATAGTCACTATTGATGTACTATATATACAATTGAATTTCATTTCCTCATAAAAAAAGCTTACTTTATGTACTTGATAGAAAATTGAATTTATTGTGTAAGTGATGAAAAACACATCATTCATATGATCAGCTAAAATTGATCTTCACTAGATGAAAGTTTATAAGAGGAAAGTATAAAGTTGTCGGCTGTAGTTGGCTATCTATCATTAGTAATAAATAAAGAACCACAAATTAtataaacttttcttagataagCTGTGAAAAGTCCTATGTGATTTACATTTACTTTTGGGTGGATCTAACATCAATGTCTCTCCTTCAGGTCTTACCTTCTTGAGAGAGAAACATGGTGAGTTCATGCTCAGAGAGCTTGTGGTTGGCTTGCAAGAACAGGTAAATTTTTAAACATtagatttatgtttttttttccaatttttgaCATTTTCTTTAGATGAAAATCAAGTGAGAAGCATTGTTGATGAAATAAAACAGGTGATTACAGCAAGTTCAAGCAGAAAAAAAGAAAGAGCTGAAAGGACAAATGCTGAAGATTTTGATGCAGAAGGAGGAGAGCTTCTTAAAGAAGAAAaagagcaagaagaagaagtctttgaccaagtttgttgACTTTTCTTTTTTCCCAACAAATAACCATTTTTTTTACTATTGACATGAATCTTATAAACCTTATCTGTTTGACTATTTTTGTTAAGACATTGGTGAAATTTTGGGAACTTTAGTGGAAACATTTAAAGCTTCCTTTTTACCTTTCTTTGATGAGTTATCATCTTAAATAATGCCCATGTGGGTAAGTATTGAGTATTCTAATCccaatttcattttttattttcttattttgattatacatTTTTTAAAGCAAttagatttattatttttaatgttttgaaGGACAAGGATAAGACAACAGAAGAGAGATGAATTGTTATTTGAATCTTTGATAACATGGCAGAGCAGTGTCACAAACAGCTTTAAAGTACATTACCTTGCATAGTACTTACCATAATTACCTTTTTAaccttcatattttttttaatattttttttagttacaaACCAGATATTATGCTACATAGATCCCCTTCCTTGTTGACGCATGCAATGATGAGAAT containing:
- the LOC128132311 gene encoding alpha-amylase-like gives rise to the protein MENKGKRERDRVFKKNGILLFPLSTTEYNKGIKAVADIVINHRTGEKQDGSGKYYIFEGGTPDKRLDWGSSLIFKDDDYCVGNGNIDTGDPITGSPVIDHVNPIVQKELSDWMNWLKIEIGFDGWQFDYVKGYSSSFTKIYMTNTSPYFAVGELWSSLAHGQDEKPY